The Anticarsia gemmatalis isolate Benzon Research Colony breed Stoneville strain chromosome 1, ilAntGemm2 primary, whole genome shotgun sequence sequence ATCGCAGTGATCAGAGcgtgtgaaatataaaaaaaaactcgataaaaatatattattttacaagatgATCATGTTTTAGAATAGAATTTATGaagttcaattatttatttgctccTGTTGTTAAAATGGGCGATAAGCGCTGTCAAGGATGGTGCCCAGCTCTTCAAGGATTGGTGAGCACAAGCTTTTAGCGTTTATGacatcgcactaataatacaatagtgctgtaactcaaaatacaacttttatcagaatcgacgaattccttctttataactcCTCATCGTGggtaaaaaaactaaatgttcTTTGCTGTAGTGTTAAGTCTAGTTGAAGTATTGtcgatgtattttgagttagtacactattgtattattagtgcgatatgaTCCTCGCAACTGTTTGTAGTCAAGCACAATAAATTTTTTTGGAGACATAGCAAATGGCATTCTTAGGTCTCTGTCGGCGAGAAATTCTGACTAAAAAGTAAACACCAACCAATAAGATATTAGttcataaaaactttatttaaatatatttcggaTCAgtgcttttataattatatcaaatgcTGTAGTTCTATTACAACGCAAGGCGGTAGCCTACGTTGTAGCTATGCTACGTGATATAGCTACGCAGCTACAACGTAGCCTTGCTACGGCGTAGGCTCTCActgactttattattttgagagttaataaatagcattttttaaaatagcttctatttatatttgaataaaaacagaTGTAGgattaataattatgtgtaatttGATTAATTCTGTTATACttaattttcaaacatatttatgaGTTAGCAAATTCATAATTACACGGCACGCGCACGCACCTTGtttcaataacattaattagctgattaactaattaatatcaaattgatTTACGATGTCATAATTTATTAGTTGCAGGCGTcggcaaataaatgatttgcaTTAAATTTCCATTCATTTCATATGTTAGCTACATAACAATGAATTTTCTAACGATTAACACATTACAGCAGACTAAAATAGCCCCCTAAACTCACTTTTAGGTCATAACTAAAGGTGTAACTACTAGAATTAATGTGTGTCTAAGTTCcttcaaatataaaactcaactttaaaatttataatcttTCGGTATTACCTAATTAATTCAGTATTAcctataaaaattgtttctatgtGTATGATCGTTTGGTCGAAATaaacgattattattataatccaaGAATGGTAGCTAATTCATGATGTAGTTTTCAGGAGATAAACGTGTTTTgaagtgattaaaataaatcattgttcTAAAGCCCGCTATCGACCGAACCTGGACTCTCTATTCTGTTAGGAATATTCGTGAAATAAAACGCCTTTAACATTGAACAAATTATATCCAGCACTAAGTATCTCATAACTGACAGAGCGCTGCATAATTTCGAATTCATAAAACGCCTCGTTAACCTCATTTAAAGAGCTAAACAGacgaactttattttatttaaacacatacacttatgtcataaatatatttcgcgAGTGGAAAGATAAAAATTACGTCATAATCGTGAGGAATCCCTCCATTAGCTGTTTAAATTATGTGGTATGTCGCGTATAGGGGAGTTAGGATGGCTACACACATATCGCGTCGGCATGGTCGGCTTGAATTTGCGCCTGAATGCTATAACCGACTTTGACGATCGGACCCTAAGAAACTTCAGtctgctacacacatattcgctCTATAGCAGATTGTTACATTCAATTGACTCCGTGGCgaagtggtttaggtcgccacaccgataccactgtgtcgcgaggtcgtgggttcgattcccacacggaacaattatttgtgcgatccacaaataattgtttcgggtatggttgtgctttgtgtccgttgttcgtatgtttgtaaaagtccccgcgacaaaagagtaattattagtgcgggagttgtctttgaaAATATGATATATATTGAATGATTATATATGAATTATATTGATTGTATTCAGTTAAGTCAAAACTCTTAGAACAGAATTAGTTGTTTATGACAGACTGACTTAGATAGCTAAATCTAGTGCGGCGAGGTTTCTAATGCTTTAAAccttatatattagattttatcACCCGGCTGCGCTGGGTCGATTTACGTCGGACccaatatgtgtgtagcaagccttacgtTAATGAGGTATTTTTCCTTAAAGCGTATTACGCATGatgaagataatatattttattttatggtgcACATTTTGAACGTTTGCGACAAAGTATGTTTGGGGAAATAACCTATGTTATCTCGAGATACGAGCTGATGGTTTGACAAGATTCACTTATGTCTGTCTAGCTGTTTATTATGCGTAGAAATGTGAAAAAAGACGAATACATGAGTTAGGGCAATGTATCGATAAGGACATGCAGAAGATGTACCGTTAGCTGATAGTTTTTAGTAGTTTTCAACAGCTTTGAAAATTGTACTGGGAAACCCTAGAATCGTAAAGTAAACTATTTAGGACTATTAAAATtggtagtttaataataaaagttctTTAAGGAATCGATTTAATGTGGTTCGGACTCGAagaattactgcacttgttcggcttgatTCTATCGGGTAGCTCCTACGGGTCCgaacataataaatgtaattatatatatatcGTTAGATAGAACAGGAAAATATGCTGCCGTGTGTGTTGTTCTTTAAGACAGAAGGGTGTATGCGTGATTACGATTTGTCGCAAGACAATCGCGAATGCCTGGCTTTGTTTGTGTGGCGCACCTGTTTAATTACAGGGAAGCTTGCAAAAGACCCTCTGCCTTTTCAATTATGTTCTATGGAAACTGTAATAAAAAGGCTTACGCTTACGTtcatgtttacattaaaattaactttatgagatttattattatttcgttttgtttaagtttttagAGTAAGCATTTCATCACAGAAGAGCGTCGTAATCCACCCTACAAGTGTCAGATGTCTTATCTGCTACTTAAAATTACACCTCATAAACTAAGGCAGCTGACTAATTATCTATTTGATTTTTATCTAGAAGTAGTGACAGTGCTTGAGAACCTATTTGACAGGTATTGTATAAGTGTTAGACAACCTAACTGCTAGATTATTTCCTCTCTTTTTTTGCAAACTATCTAGTGGACGTTCAGCAATACTTTGCTTGTTGTTAAGATTATGTCCAGTCACTTTTTCTCATTAAGTATTTACTGATAATATATGACAGCATAATGAAAACAACTTTTACAAAATCCGTCTGATAGTTATCTAGAAGTATTTTCACTGGGCTTTAGACAAAGTTagtttagtacaaaataatatgtgtagTAAACTAAAAGGTCTCACATAAACAACTCATATACAGACCTTATTTTATACAGCCagaggaaatatattttatacgcatACCTTACATTAAGCAAATGCATGTACGTACTGCGGGTTAAATTCCttatgatttaaaaaagtaaaaggcCTAATATAACTAAAGGCctgaaataattatgataacgCTTAAATCACTCTGGTTTTAGCTTCTTCAATGTAATTAGCTAGTATGTAGATTCTATTCTATAGCCAAACTGCACCAAGGGTTACTTGCTTTGACAGTTTACTATTAACAATGGCtaatgtaaattgtaataaatttactaTTGTAAATAGCTATTCACAAAGCTACaattgtacataataaaatgtgtagtAAACTAAAAGGCTTCACATAAACAGCTCGTATACAAACCTTATTTTATACAGCcaaaggaaatatattttatacgcatACGTTACATTAAGCAAATGCATGTACTGCGGTTGATGTTCCTTACGTTTTTATATCAACCCTATGATGAATGAACTCGTAAACTTGTTGGTGACGTCATCACTCACTACACTGAGTAGGTTCACTCTCCGGTTGAAGTAATGCGTTTACGCAGTACAGATTTTAGGTggtttttatttgctttgcGGTGATTTGTTATGAAATGTTTCTTTAGTACTCAAATGCTTTGATTTCGTTtgttgttatgtatttatttgagtGTGTAGTGGTCGTAGCAAGAAGTATTCTTTGCTATGTGTGTATCTAAAATGTCGGTCATAGAATGGTAAATCATGTGGTAAGaagaactttaaaaaagaataatttggattttcaaaaaattactGGTTTTAATGTTCATATAATCTATAGTTCATCGAAAACTTGTGCTAGGTAAATATAGATTCGGCAACACGATGAGTGAGATTCGTTCCTACGACTTATGGACTATAAGTCTAATctatcttcttcttgtcgtatggttagtggtgtATAAGTCTATTAAGAATAGCCTAACAAAttaccatttaaaaaaaaatacccaaccatttcttttaattattgttCCTTTTTCTTGTTTAATTTCTTAAACACACTAAGCTTAGTGCTCATTAATGTGACTGCTCAAAAACTCATAAGTGATATtgcaaagttataaaaatgtctGCAAACTGACTCAAAAAGTCAACTTTTGTTTACAGACGACCGCGGACGCGAGCGCGTTGTAAGCCGCAGTTTGTACACGTCCCTGTATTACGCCACTCAAGTGATTGAGGACATAGCCAACGGCTTGAACTCTGAGTACCTGTGCCAAAGACGTCTTAATAGACAACGTGGTGGCCATGATGTatgtaaatgtttgttttactaagtaactttaaaaaactcTGCAATATCACTTATGTGTGCATTAATCCTTAgtgacaatttaaaattttcttagtGATTTCCTTGCCAAAAAACGTTGAATCCCTTGCATCTATGTTTGTTAAAGAGTACCAGAGAAGTAGACTTACTTTCACTCAACAGTATTATAGTATACCTTTTCTTTCTATTTTTCTCTCATGAGCtgagtaaaaaacattttttgtccGGTTTACGTTAGGGTGTGCAATATTGTATTGTCGATAACGACGGATAAATGAATTCGGggtgataatatttttcatactctTCTTCTTTTAATACTTctttaaagataaagataataaacatattttggtccatgttgaaaaatgtttttaaacaatcatAGACACACTAGGAATTGCCTCAAgaaaaattatataagattTATTAGAAACTATGTAGGCATAGGCATACTAAGTTTCtaagatatttgttttatttccagtTCAGTGTCTCCCGCGCACGATGCGAACGAGAGAGTGGCACCATGATTGACGTCGCCAGATCTTGGCTTCAAtcgcacgaagacgctcaggtATCATCACAACATCGATCCTTCTCCCACTCCAGGTATCGGGGCCACACTCGTGATAGTTCACAGGTACCTGTATCATCTTAATACCTTAATATCTTGCTTTTTTGAGAGGACTTTTTCTGTCTGGCTACAGTGAGTTGGCTTcattaatgtaacattttatttaattttatttaatagtttatttacttgGTGTACATATGCTTAAGttaggttttatatttttattctatactaGTCGTTAACAATCGCATAAGGGTAGTAATatgactttaaaataatgtattagtaTCCTGTGTGGGTACATTTACTGAAATGAACTTTTTGCAAATGTAATAAGTGGTCAAGTAAAACATTGTGATTCAACCTTGTATACCTGTCCGAATTTGGTCAGCGTAGcggacttaaggcctaatccctccctcattctgggaggaaactctagcccagcagtgggatagtaatgggttaaatagtCATGAAGTACTTGCGAGTAGTTTTAgcctataaattaatttgttatataaatgggatgcataaataatttacttcaaaGCACACAATGTAACTTTAGCTTTGCGTTTGACCTATTGCCGGTCGTGTCATTCAACTATCCCGTATAGTTATTGCGCACACACATGGCTAAACCATAAACAATTTCGGTGcagttggctagtttcaataaaactaactGACTTATTGGTTGGGTTGTTGTTGAAATCAAGGGAAGCAATTTGTAAGTGACAGAAAAACAACACTCTTTACATTATCTCTGTCTCACTGTTTTGTCAGGGTTTTCTCCCAAATTGTGCGAAAGGCAAAGTACGAGTTAGGAACTTTACGATTGGTTGAACTGCGTTAAACAACTATTAAGTATGCAAGATTTGATTACGATGTATTTCGTCACCGTTAttaaactaataattatttccaaaaacaTGCATAAATCCAAAGAGTCATTGGTATGCTGCATCGGGCTcaaaccatcgaccacttgcgagGGATATGCATGCTTAAACGTTGTCCACAAGAAGCGAATTCGTCGCGATTCTTTCGCGCAAACGTTTTGTCCACAAGAAGCGTGAGCTTCGCACGTATTTTGAGCTTGCCTAGTATCTCGGTAACGCGCGAATTTGCACCTTACGGACAAGGTCTTAGACCACTCTTTTATCACGGCTCTTTATAAGTTCAGATTTGATTTGGTTGATTagtctataatattagttttccCACAGTTACTTAGGAAAACATTACTATGTGTTATTGGTGAAGATGGTGTTAATTTGCAGGTGATGCTAGCAAGCGTATTAGTGGTTGTGGGGCTCTGGTGGCTGGTGCGTACCGTCCTCGGCTTGCTCATCAACTTGGTGTGTCCGCTGTTGGTCGTGGTACTTGCAGTTGTAAGTAATCACGCaccatttttatgtaaatgttcaCTTATGCCCGCCGTTTCGCTGcgcaattttattgaaatagtagaatgagaaataatattaaaatagtagtaACTTTTCCGGGATTGTACAATATGTTGTGTATAGATGAGTAGTATGGTTTTGAAAAGCTTTAGCTCATTTGtccaaaatatttgaatacgtAAGTGTATTACGCTTTACTAGTATTTTAAAGACCGGTAGATTACTCGATTTAAAAATAGCTAGTCCTTTTTTGCTGATATACTTATCAACTAGCGACAATTCATACTAGCTTAAAGACACCATTTATATGATTGATGTCAAAAcattcaatttttttgtttacctaCAAAGCTACCCACTCTCGTTGTGAACAATTGAAAATATTGCGTATTTTCAGGTTTGTGTGCCCCAGCTCCGAGCGCCATTACTTGGCCAAAACTATCCGGTACTAGCGAACCTGTTGCGGAACATACTGATCAAGATGGCCGAGACGCTCAAATCGTGATGACGTCAAGTGGAACGTTTCAAGTCCAAATTATACCATTTTGTTTATAGTACAGACTTTTATTCACACCTAATCTCAAGGTTATAAAGATAATGAAAAGTACATTccaaaaatctaatattttgtcACACATAAAGCCCTATGTGCTGAGAGAGATGTAAACAACTACCAACTACGTAGTCTAAAGTTCAATCAGGATTTTTGTGCGTCAATTTCCAATTCTGCTAGAATATGAATAACAGTTCAAAGTTTTTTTCTCGATTCGTGTAAAATGTAGGTTTATCTGATTCACCTCAGTACTCATATTATCACATCATAAACTTGGCACAGATCTTACCTTTCTATTTTCATACTGACACAATTCCCCAAAGATCCAAACGTTTAcgaatctaaaaatatatttcctcaAAGTTGGAGGATTTATCTCgtccgaaacgtcaagaaatcaTTAAATTTAGACTTCCGGGTATCCTTGTCTGATTGTATCGTCGACATCATCTGTCATTTGTAACTTTGTTATAAAGTGAAATTGCTTTATAATGTCCAAGTGTTCGCCGCTTGTGGAGGGACTCTCTGGGGATTCTTGgagatattgtttttgttgtggtATGGTTTTCTGTGTAGTGGTTCTGTTTACCAACAAAACCATGGTTATGCGGCGGTGTAGTGCGTTTATGTATTGCGACCTGatcaaaaataagttaattatataGCAAGTATTGTCATGTTACGCAAATGTATTAGAGAGGTGTTAGATATagtatttaaatctatactaatattataaagctgaagagtttgtttgtttgtttgattgtttgtttgtttgtttgtttgaacgcgctaatctcaggaactgctggtccgatttgaagaattatttcagtgttagatagtacatttatcgaggaaggctataggctatatatcatcacgctataaccaatgggagcagagtaaaattttgacccattctctcttatgtgacgcaagcgaagttgcgcgagtcagctagttgttaTATAATTTGAAGATTCTTTTATACGTTGATATATTGACCTGATCTAGTTGgatgtttttttagaaatgaaatTAAACGGTCTTTCGACTCATATAAACGAAAACTCTTCATAACTTTATGTAAGTTCTGTCCTAATAATTTTATCGCTAAACGTGACCTGCTAAAGTTGAATTTAAGCAGGAACAAGGCTGATTAATATGGCAATAgctttacaataaaaagtagatttaaatattaaaattcactaCAGTTACATAATCTTTATAATTCCTTCTCTAGAGAAATACATCAGTATTTTTTCACGGCAGTAAAACGTATTTGATGTCTTAGCGAGGACAGATGGGGCTACAATAGGCGTTGCTCAGCAATTTATAGCTGCTAAAATGTACCGAGCTGTTTATTGTACACAGGTTGTAAAGCTAGATAAAAGTTTAGCTTCGAGctgtatagttttatttgaaggTCTTTGTAATTCGGGGGaatttaagactttttttatatgtgtgtaggtaggtataacGCGATGAATCGTCGATCccgtttcttatttttttaatatttgctcCTAAGGATAAGGATATTTTGTTACTCATGGTTGTGTTAAGACAGTCATGTCAGTCTTTTTTTTAGTGAGCATGTTGTTTTTTCAATTCAGAGAACAATATAATAAGTCAAAGTCTAACGGGGCTTGTCTTTGTAGGGTTTCGTTTTGAAAAAGTCAGATAAGAAGTATAAAGATAGTAAGCAACTTGAGCGTTATGTATTTACTCACGCTTTGCTAAGTTAATTAATTGTTCGCAATTTAACGTGTGGTCGCAAATGTCTGACTGCTTGGATTCCCACCttcttatatatatatatatatatatatgtataaaataacaataaccaatcctacatatttcatttagtaacttaattttgtacgaaatttattacaatacaagTCCGTCTATTTTTAGGCCAGTATATTAATCTCATTGCAACATAAAACGCGGGCAGTATTTCGGGGTCTACTTGTGAAACGCGAGACACCTTTATCGAGCTGCAAAATGGCCATCGTAAACCGACTATTGGAGATAGGGCTGTCGAGTACCCGAGTGGAAAGTGtagcaattatttttgttacacgaACTTTTAGTTTGAAATTGTTGGACATgcattgagatttttttattgtaaagcaCTTCACCATTTtgaatgattttcttttttttcagcTGGCTTGTATAAGTTACTTTAAATTGTTACGGCATGTAATACTATCGTTTTTTCATCATATCGGGAAAACACGTTGGTTTGGGGAAAATAGAATATTTAGgaaatatcaaataattgtCCAGAGAGTTAAAATTAGACCCTTTTTCTGATCTATcacatttattcataaacaaattGTCCCTAGTAGTCAATAATGTATCTATAGGtagacataattattttcactCCAATATCATATTTCCCGATAAAATTCATGTACCACTAACACTTCGAACAGAATAGACGCGTCACGCTAAGGATTACGAAATAATCcgttataatatattgtaatagacAGTCTATATATTCTTAGGCTACGTGTATTATATAAAGAAGTGAGTAATGTCTAGTATTGTGTATGGCAATACtgtgaaaatattatgtaacagttGTTTTACTATTTCATGGAAGGGTAAAGGTAGTTATAGATATACTGTTTCAATGTTCACGTAAATATTAAACAGTACTTAAATTATTTCTGCTGCCTCCGTGGCGAGGTCAGTAGTATATGCAACTGTCGCACAAATGTCTCAGGTTCCAATCTTGTGTAGGACTAAAAAGTCTTCTGAGATTTTTTGTCAAGAATTTCTCAAAGATTACTCGGAGTTAGGAAGTTTAGGTTGTAGGCCTCGCTGCCTCAGAGAATACGGAAAGCCGTCAGTCTTGCGCCTGACCTCTTACTAGTCGTGTCTTTCATCCGTTTTCCTAATTTTCCTTGTAACCCATTACGCCTCGTGAAAACACACCCTAATATCTGAAACAGTAGTAGGTATAccttctcagagattgcccggaggtAGAAAGTTGAGATTGTAAGCCTCCGTGCCTCAGAGAGTACGTTAAACTGTCGGCCctgtgcctgacctctcactagCCCCGTAAATTTTCCTGGTTACCTTGTGTAAACAGCTCTTAATAACTGAAACAGTAGTCGATATATCTATAACATGAGACGCGTGACAACTAACATGTCATGTGTATATCACAATGTTATGTAACTCAATTATATGCTTCATAGAGTACGGATACATCTATATTGGCAGTTTTGCTAACGTAGGTAAAAGCTATCATATTAGGTATATAGATATGCTTCAATTTAGTTCTGCCTATAGGATTGtgataatacatattattatattctcatAGACTGCTTCTTTATCTAGGTGGCAGTGTATACGAATGCTGATCACGAGaactcaggttcgattcccggcaaAGTGCCAAtggtattttctaaaatattctttattatatagTAAGTTGGTAATTTGACCAGTATGACAAGAGTGGTAATtgaaaacaagtttttattatcGGTCACATAGTTTTGTAACGCCAGAAGAATCTCATTTGATTCCCCCTTGTTCATTTCttgtaattatttctagtaAAATTTCTAGTAAAATCAAAGCCAAAGCATAAATAGGTTCAACTACTTTTCGGTGTCGTTGTCCTTGTAAGTGCAGAACCTCTATGAAGTAAGAAACATGTGACCCTTCAACAAATCTTATAGGAATACAAATACACTTTAAGATGAAGTTTAACAGTGGCTCCAATTTGAGAAGGATGCCCAAAAATTCTGTTCTGTTCACATTTTCCTACAAAAACAGGTTTATCCTGAATAAAAAGGCCAGCTGATCGTAACTTTTAAGATATTCTCTAtccaatatttttcttaatatctaGACCTTTTTCTAGGTACTAAAGTAGTTTCTCCCTTTTGTTATACAAAAGTAATTCGCGACTACAAAGCAGAAAGAATTTATGATGTTcccaagaaaagtggcaagaaCTAATAACTTTATGTTTCTTAGCTATTTATTGAAGAATTCTGTGTAAGTGAACCGTTTTCTTCGTAGGCTAGATGTGAAATTATAtatagtttgatattttttgagaTATATTTGATATAAGTTATTGGAAAGTAATAAGTAATTGGCATATTTTCgtaaactaaacaatttttttctatatgaTGTCAAAGTTTATATACTAATTAGTTATGTTTTTCATAGTTTTCGAAAAAACTTGTAATAGAAAAGTAAGATTTTCAGAGTATTAAC is a genomic window containing:
- the LOC142981193 gene encoding uncharacterized protein LOC142981193 isoform X3; this translates as MKFNYLFAPVVKMGDKRCQGWCPALQGLFSVSRARCERESGTMIDVARSWLQSHEDAQVSSQHRSFSHSRYRGHTRDSSQVMLASVLVVVGLWWLVRTVLGLLINLVCPLLVVVLAVVCVPQLRAPLLGQNYPVLANLLRNILIKMAETLKS
- the LOC142981193 gene encoding uncharacterized protein LOC142981193 isoform X1 → MVPSSSRIDDRGRERVVSRSLYTSLYYATQVIEDIANGLNSEYLCQRRLNRQRGGHDFSVSRARCERESGTMIDVARSWLQSHEDAQVSSQHRSFSHSRYRGHTRDSSQVMLASVLVVVGLWWLVRTVLGLLINLVCPLLVVVLAVVCVPQLRAPLLGQNYPVLANLLRNILIKMAETLKS
- the LOC142981193 gene encoding uncharacterized protein LOC142981193 isoform X2 — its product is MVPSSSRIDDRGRERVVSRSLYTSLYYATQVIEDIANGLNSEYLCQRRLNRQRGGHDFSVSRARCERESGTMIDVARSWLQSHEDAQVMLASVLVVVGLWWLVRTVLGLLINLVCPLLVVVLAVVCVPQLRAPLLGQNYPVLANLLRNILIKMAETLKS